In the genome of Rhodoplanes sp. Z2-YC6860, one region contains:
- a CDS encoding cupin domain-containing protein encodes MPVVVHDDVSFDPFNAGATYQTVVGDAAGSTPFRLGIQTSSPGYRTPLHSHPYMEALTVVEGEGEAWMEGVEVFPIKPGMTLVFPAHVRHWFRALGTRPLKTYGIHASPHRVVIEHEE; translated from the coding sequence GTGCCCGTGGTTGTTCACGACGACGTATCGTTCGATCCGTTCAACGCCGGCGCGACCTATCAGACCGTGGTGGGGGACGCCGCAGGCTCGACGCCGTTCCGCCTCGGCATCCAGACCTCGTCGCCGGGCTATCGCACGCCGCTGCACTCGCATCCCTACATGGAGGCGCTCACCGTCGTCGAAGGCGAGGGCGAGGCCTGGATGGAGGGAGTCGAGGTGTTTCCGATCAAGCCGGGCATGACCTTGGTGTTTCCGGCACACGTGCGGCACTGGTTCCGCGCGCTCGGCACGCGGCCGCTCAAGACCTACGGCATCCACGCCTCGCCGCACCGCGTCGTGATCGAGCACGAGGAGTGA